The following are encoded together in the Actinoplanes sp. N902-109 genome:
- a CDS encoding MFS transporter, whose product MSLTPYRETLALRGIKSLLVVATLARVPITAGTVTLTLHVTQDLDLGYGAAGLVGAAFTVGGSLGAPVMGRITDRRGLRPVLVLTTVAEVLFWTCAQALPYWALLVAALIGGFLTLPAFAVARQSIAALAPETHRLPAFALDSVTTELSFMAGPALGVLISTTAGPRVAMLAVGSGILLSGVGLFLLNPPTRAPGEAPVSAGQRVSRRSWLRPELIAVFAISSAATLVLSGTDVAVVAVLQHSGEVRWTGAVLALWAVYSLMGGFAYGTVRRGLPPLLLLAPMALLTVPVGLAGGQWWLLGALLLPAGALCAPTITATADAVSRLTPAAARGEAMGWHNSSLTVGVALGAPLSGTVMDASSPAWGFVAVGGVGLLVAVVVLPLELRRRKAAVAAEQAGVAAEQAGVGTEQAAGAAEQAAVGTEQAAVVADKAVADRGAGMVAGQAGAAGPTTDFPHQDVTASRP is encoded by the coding sequence ATGAGTTTGACGCCTTACCGCGAGACGTTGGCGCTGCGCGGGATCAAGTCGTTGCTGGTGGTGGCGACGCTTGCGCGGGTGCCGATCACGGCGGGCACCGTCACGCTCACGCTGCACGTCACCCAGGATTTGGATCTGGGGTACGGGGCGGCGGGGCTGGTCGGGGCTGCTTTCACCGTGGGCGGGTCGCTGGGGGCGCCGGTCATGGGGCGGATCACCGATCGGCGGGGGTTGCGGCCCGTGCTGGTGCTCACCACCGTCGCCGAGGTGCTTTTCTGGACCTGCGCGCAGGCGTTGCCGTACTGGGCGTTGCTGGTGGCCGCGCTCATCGGGGGCTTCCTGACGCTGCCGGCGTTCGCGGTGGCGCGGCAGTCCATCGCTGCGCTGGCGCCCGAGACGCACCGGTTGCCCGCGTTCGCGCTGGACTCGGTCACGACCGAGTTGTCGTTCATGGCGGGGCCGGCGCTGGGTGTGCTGATCAGCACGACGGCCGGTCCGCGCGTGGCCATGCTGGCGGTGGGGTCCGGCATCCTGCTGTCCGGAGTGGGGTTGTTCCTGCTCAACCCGCCGACCCGGGCACCAGGGGAGGCACCGGTCTCCGCGGGGCAGCGGGTGTCCCGCCGGTCGTGGCTGCGACCTGAGCTGATTGCCGTGTTCGCCATCAGCAGCGCGGCGACACTGGTGCTGAGCGGCACCGATGTGGCTGTGGTGGCCGTGCTGCAACACTCCGGCGAGGTGCGGTGGACCGGCGCCGTGCTGGCACTCTGGGCCGTTTACTCGCTGATGGGCGGTTTCGCGTACGGAACGGTGCGCCGCGGTCTCCCGCCGTTGCTCCTGCTGGCGCCGATGGCGCTGCTGACGGTGCCGGTCGGGCTCGCGGGTGGTCAGTGGTGGCTGCTCGGAGCATTGTTGCTGCCCGCGGGGGCGTTGTGCGCGCCGACGATCACCGCCACGGCGGACGCGGTGAGCCGGTTGACCCCGGCGGCGGCCCGTGGCGAGGCGATGGGCTGGCACAACTCGTCCCTGACGGTCGGCGTGGCGCTGGGCGCGCCGCTGTCCGGCACAGTCATGGATGCCTCGTCCCCGGCGTGGGGCTTCGTGGCGGTCGGCGGCGTAGGCCTGCTGGTCGCCGTCGTCGTGCTGCCCCTCGAACTCCGTCGCCGCAAGGCCGCGGTGGCGGCAGAGCAGGCCGGGGTGGCGGCAGAGCAGGCCGGGGTGGGGACAGAGCAGGCCGCGGGGGCGGCAGAGCAGGCCGCGGTGGGAACAGAGCAGGCCGCGGTGGTGGCGGACAAGGCCGTGGCGGATCGGGGTGCGGGCATGGTGGCCGGGCAGGCGGGAGCAGCCGGGCCGACCACCGACTTCCCCCACCAGGACGTCACCGCGTCGCGCCCCTGA
- the ctaD gene encoding cytochrome c oxidase subunit I, whose translation MTTVAPKPIVTRPWPVRQQVKGSALARILRTTDAKQIGIMYMITAFVFYMLGGIMALLMRTELARPGMQILSPEQYNQLFTMHGTIMLLFFATPIVFAFANFLVPIQIGAPDVSFPRLNAFAYWLYLFGGTITIAGFVTPGGAADFGWFAYTPLSNSLHSPGIGGNMWVVGLALSGLGTILGGVNIITTVITLRAPGMTMFRMPILTWNILVTMLLVIMVFPFFAAALFALAADRVIGAHVFDVDTGGPMLWQHLFWFFGHPEVYIVALPFFGIITEVIPVFSRKPVFGYKGLVGATLLIAALSMSVWAHHMFVTGQVLLPFFSFLSFLIAVPTGMKFFVWIGTMWRGQISFETPMMFAIGFLVTFLFGGLSGVLLAAPPIDFHVSDSYFVIAHFHYVLFGTIVFAVFSGIYFWFPKMFGRMLDDRLGKVHFWLTFIGFHATFLVQHWLGAEGMPRRYADYLPSDGFTFLNTFSTIGSFVLGASTLPFIYNVWKSYKVGQLVTVDDPWGAGNSLEWATSSPPPLRNFDRMPRIRSERPAFDAKYPELAAGEQSIAGPPEGGARILSAESDGGATYKEDQSGR comes from the coding sequence CGGACCACGGACGCGAAGCAGATCGGGATCATGTACATGATCACGGCCTTCGTGTTCTACATGCTCGGCGGCATCATGGCCCTGCTCATGCGCACCGAGCTGGCGCGCCCGGGCATGCAGATCCTGTCGCCCGAGCAGTACAACCAGCTGTTCACCATGCACGGCACGATCATGCTGCTGTTCTTCGCGACGCCGATCGTGTTCGCGTTCGCCAACTTCCTCGTGCCGATCCAGATCGGTGCGCCGGACGTGTCGTTCCCGCGGCTCAATGCGTTCGCGTACTGGCTCTACCTGTTCGGCGGCACGATCACCATCGCCGGCTTCGTGACGCCCGGTGGCGCCGCTGACTTCGGCTGGTTCGCCTACACGCCGCTGAGCAACTCGCTGCACTCGCCGGGCATCGGCGGCAACATGTGGGTCGTCGGCCTGGCGCTGTCCGGCCTCGGCACCATCCTCGGTGGCGTCAACATCATCACCACCGTGATCACGCTCCGGGCGCCCGGCATGACGATGTTCCGCATGCCGATCCTGACCTGGAACATCCTGGTCACGATGCTGCTGGTGATCATGGTCTTCCCGTTCTTCGCCGCCGCGCTGTTCGCGCTGGCCGCCGACCGGGTGATCGGGGCGCACGTCTTCGACGTCGACACCGGCGGCCCGATGCTGTGGCAGCACCTCTTCTGGTTCTTCGGCCACCCCGAGGTCTACATCGTGGCGTTGCCGTTCTTCGGCATCATCACCGAGGTCATCCCGGTGTTCAGCCGCAAGCCGGTGTTCGGCTACAAGGGCCTCGTCGGCGCGACGCTGCTGATCGCCGCCCTGTCGATGAGCGTGTGGGCGCACCACATGTTCGTCACCGGCCAGGTCCTGCTGCCGTTCTTCAGCTTCCTGAGCTTCCTCATCGCGGTCCCGACCGGCATGAAGTTCTTCGTGTGGATCGGCACCATGTGGCGCGGCCAGATCAGCTTCGAGACGCCAATGATGTTCGCCATCGGCTTCCTGGTGACGTTCCTCTTCGGTGGTCTCTCCGGCGTGCTCCTGGCCGCCCCACCCATCGACTTCCACGTCTCCGACTCGTACTTCGTCATCGCGCACTTCCACTACGTGCTGTTCGGCACGATCGTGTTCGCGGTGTTCTCGGGCATCTACTTCTGGTTCCCCAAGATGTTCGGCCGGATGCTCGACGACCGGCTCGGCAAGGTGCACTTCTGGCTCACCTTCATCGGCTTCCACGCCACGTTCCTGGTGCAGCACTGGCTCGGCGCCGAGGGCATGCCCCGCCGCTACGCCGACTACCTGCCGAGCGACGGCTTCACGTTCCTCAACACGTTCTCGACCATCGGCTCGTTCGTGCTGGGCGCGTCCACGCTGCCGTTCATCTACAACGTGTGGAAGTCGTACAAGGTCGGGCAGCTGGTCACGGTCGACGACCCCTGGGGCGCGGGCAACTCGCTCGAATGGGCCACCTCCTCGCCGCCCCCGCTGCGCAACTTCGACCGGATGCCCCGCATCCGCTCGGAGCGCCCGGCCTTCGACGCCAAGTACCCGGAGCTGGCCGCCGGCGAGCAGTCCATCGCCGGCCCGCCCGAAGGCGGCGCCCGCATCCTCTCCGCCGAATCCGACGGCGGCGCCACCTACAAGGAAGACCAGAGCGGTCGCTGA